From Streptomyces sp. HUAS MG91, the proteins below share one genomic window:
- a CDS encoding DNA methyltransferase, with product MPAAPASVWNTAPTSAPAKRKGRYVPGSAAHPAKMHPGIAQHAIRTYTRPGELVLDPMCGIGTTLVEAIHLGRHALGTEYEPKWAHLAGLNAASAQHEGGTGAGQVYRGDARHLTNLIPTAFHGQVSLVLTSPPYGPSVHGQVRSTRETGERGVVKKHYRYSHDRHNLAHVRVDQLLDAFTEILTQCRTLLRPGGTAVITTRPWRERGELIDLPSAALAAGQAAGLTPTERNVAMLAGIRDSRIIARPSFFQMTNVRDARRHGIPLSVVQHEDVLVFSKPGNAVSSREPKGEPEQPSTPCELKPRMAFRSRTCAHGRRHADH from the coding sequence GTGCCTGCTGCTCCCGCCTCGGTGTGGAACACCGCACCCACCTCCGCCCCCGCCAAGCGCAAAGGCCGCTACGTTCCCGGCTCCGCCGCCCACCCCGCCAAAATGCACCCCGGCATCGCCCAGCACGCCATCCGCACCTACACCCGCCCTGGCGAGCTGGTCCTGGACCCGATGTGCGGCATCGGCACCACCCTCGTCGAAGCTATCCACCTCGGCCGCCACGCCCTCGGCACCGAATACGAACCCAAGTGGGCCCACCTCGCCGGACTCAATGCCGCCTCCGCCCAGCACGAGGGCGGCACCGGCGCCGGACAGGTCTACCGCGGGGACGCCCGTCACCTCACCAACCTGATCCCCACCGCCTTCCACGGTCAGGTCTCCCTGGTTCTCACCTCACCCCCGTACGGGCCGAGCGTGCACGGCCAGGTCCGCTCCACCCGCGAAACCGGGGAGCGCGGTGTCGTCAAGAAGCACTACCGCTACAGCCACGACCGCCACAACCTCGCCCACGTCCGCGTCGATCAACTCCTGGACGCCTTCACCGAAATCCTCACCCAGTGCCGCACCCTGCTCCGCCCTGGCGGCACTGCCGTCATCACCACTCGCCCCTGGCGCGAACGTGGCGAACTCATCGACCTGCCCTCCGCCGCCCTCGCCGCTGGACAAGCAGCCGGTCTCACCCCCACCGAGCGCAATGTCGCCATGCTGGCCGGCATCCGCGACAGCCGGATCATCGCCCGCCCCTCCTTCTTCCAGATGACCAACGTCCGTGACGCCCGGCGCCATGGCATCCCGCTCTCGGTCGTCCAGCACGAGGACGTGTTGGTGTTCTCCAAGCCCGGAAATGCGGTGAGTTCTCGCGAACCCAAGGGCGAACCGGAGCAGCCCTCCACCCCCTGCGAGCTGAAGCCGCGTATGGCTTTCCGCTCCCGCACCTGTGCTCACGGACGCCGCCATGCCGACCACTGA
- a CDS encoding N-6 DNA methylase: MPPRKKKQTSAVDLLWKAVDLLRGSMDAAQYKITLLTLLYLRHLPAESTDGEDATAPPTVTWWRTFRERISAHPDEAVAVLDELVQELTSARPDLKNIVAPAWSVMGGLAPQQVKDLVLLLDRAPDEAGTTPAELATLYTSFTTWFAEAEGKKGGEYYTPTTVARLLVELLGPISGRLYDPCCGIGGTLVEATRSVTANGGDPHTNLTIHGQEVNETTWRLARMHLAMNGLGTAGVHLADTFAQDCSPALKADVVLAHPPFNLSDWARDEADPRWRYGAPPRANANFAWLQHAVHKLNDSGSAAVVLANGSMSSKAHGEAAIRAAMVEDDLVACIVALPGQLFRSTQIPACVWIVAKSKSSGGGRGMTDRRGQTLFIDARSLGVMVDRGHRALTDDDVSRIAGAYRAWRGTGAAPHRYSDVPGFCRSVDLDGIREGEYSLAPGRYVGVEEPVAESAEPVQNSIDVLTRELLDLMAQVEQGEAELRRHWFD; the protein is encoded by the coding sequence GTGCCTCCGCGCAAGAAGAAGCAGACATCGGCCGTCGACCTTCTCTGGAAGGCCGTAGACCTGCTGCGTGGCTCCATGGATGCGGCGCAGTACAAGATCACGCTTCTCACGTTGTTGTATTTGCGTCACCTGCCTGCCGAATCTACGGATGGGGAGGATGCGACCGCGCCTCCGACAGTTACGTGGTGGCGCACTTTCAGGGAGAGGATCTCGGCTCACCCGGATGAAGCCGTGGCCGTACTCGATGAACTTGTCCAGGAGCTGACCTCCGCCCGCCCCGACCTCAAGAACATCGTTGCTCCTGCTTGGTCTGTGATGGGGGGACTGGCCCCTCAGCAAGTGAAGGACCTGGTGCTCCTCTTGGACCGGGCTCCGGACGAGGCAGGGACCACCCCCGCCGAATTGGCGACGCTGTACACGTCCTTCACCACCTGGTTTGCAGAGGCGGAGGGTAAGAAGGGTGGGGAGTACTACACACCGACGACCGTAGCCCGGCTTCTCGTGGAGCTGCTCGGCCCGATAAGCGGGCGGCTGTACGACCCGTGCTGCGGGATCGGAGGCACGCTGGTAGAAGCGACGCGATCGGTGACCGCGAACGGGGGCGATCCACACACCAACCTCACGATCCACGGCCAGGAAGTGAACGAGACCACCTGGCGGCTGGCACGCATGCACCTGGCGATGAACGGCCTCGGCACCGCGGGCGTTCACTTGGCGGACACGTTCGCCCAGGACTGTTCGCCGGCCCTCAAGGCGGATGTCGTTCTCGCGCATCCACCCTTCAACCTCAGCGACTGGGCGCGCGATGAGGCGGACCCCCGTTGGCGTTATGGGGCGCCACCGCGTGCCAACGCCAACTTTGCGTGGCTGCAGCACGCCGTCCACAAACTCAACGACTCCGGTAGTGCTGCGGTCGTCCTGGCCAACGGATCGATGTCATCCAAGGCGCACGGCGAAGCCGCGATCCGCGCCGCCATGGTGGAGGACGACCTGGTCGCCTGCATCGTGGCATTGCCCGGCCAGCTCTTCCGGAGCACTCAAATTCCCGCCTGCGTATGGATCGTGGCCAAGAGCAAGTCGTCCGGCGGAGGCAGGGGAATGACCGATCGGCGGGGTCAGACGCTGTTCATCGACGCGCGCAGCCTCGGCGTCATGGTCGACCGGGGTCACCGCGCGCTGACGGACGATGACGTCAGCAGAATCGCTGGTGCGTACCGCGCCTGGCGCGGAACAGGTGCGGCGCCGCACCGATACAGCGACGTTCCCGGCTTCTGCCGCAGCGTGGACCTCGATGGCATCCGAGAGGGCGAGTACAGCCTCGCTCCCGGCCGGTACGTAGGCGTAGAGGAGCCGGTCGCGGAGAGCGCCGAGCCGGTTCAGAACAGTATTGACGTACTCACCCGCGAACTCCTTGATCTCATGGCTCAAGTCGAACAAGGAGAGGCCGAGCTGCGGCGGCATTGGTTCGACTGA
- a CDS encoding N-6 DNA methylase, whose product MTMRKLGQDTLAFRRVWRALDQLLLAVDANTAYRLVYQVIYLRSCSSAGWSEVVRGAGHIGQTLDTVWLRTRVGQALAGRRATEAGRLSAQVHAALEWLIAEVDQLETVDGLFGACLDRYSTRHSKGGGDYYTPDDVAQLFAGLAAPQAGERVRDPACGSGRLLRAAAHWARAHSGGDVQLSGADIRHQARYVAAVHLALHGLRVELGEDTVDTLRTGLSDTPADVVITNPPVNMSDWGHGELDDDPRWFLGRPPRANANFAWAQHILADLGPVGRAVVLLSSGAARNTNVADTRIRRALVEEGLIVGIVALPAGLFPHTRSGTALWLLRKGDRPHADEILFADARQLGTRHQTAGRRFEGADVDRLIRIFAAWQGLRPMDTSDAPGTVSWCRAVSREDVIAADYDLTPARHVQQQSSVPSVQDGHPLSPRDELHLRLEQSVVARSRVIRALGGRA is encoded by the coding sequence CACGGCGTACCGCCTCGTCTATCAGGTGATCTACCTGCGCTCCTGTTCGAGCGCTGGGTGGAGCGAGGTCGTACGAGGTGCCGGACACATCGGCCAGACTCTGGACACGGTCTGGCTGCGTACGCGAGTCGGCCAGGCCCTTGCCGGACGTCGTGCGACGGAGGCCGGCCGACTTTCGGCCCAGGTCCATGCGGCTCTGGAATGGCTGATTGCTGAGGTCGACCAACTGGAGACGGTCGATGGCCTGTTCGGCGCTTGCCTCGACCGGTACTCCACCCGTCACTCCAAGGGGGGCGGCGACTACTACACGCCGGACGACGTGGCCCAACTCTTCGCCGGACTCGCCGCACCACAGGCGGGCGAGCGCGTGCGGGATCCGGCGTGCGGGAGCGGGCGGCTGTTGCGCGCCGCGGCCCACTGGGCGCGGGCACACAGCGGTGGTGACGTGCAACTGTCCGGGGCTGACATACGGCACCAGGCGCGCTATGTCGCGGCGGTGCACTTGGCCCTGCATGGACTGCGCGTTGAGCTGGGCGAGGACACCGTCGACACGTTGCGCACGGGGCTCTCCGACACTCCGGCGGACGTCGTCATCACCAACCCCCCGGTGAACATGAGTGACTGGGGGCATGGAGAGCTGGACGACGATCCGCGCTGGTTCCTTGGCCGACCCCCGCGGGCCAACGCGAACTTCGCCTGGGCGCAGCACATCCTGGCCGACCTCGGGCCGGTCGGCCGCGCGGTAGTCCTCCTGTCGTCCGGCGCCGCGCGCAACACCAATGTCGCCGACACCCGCATCCGCCGGGCCCTCGTGGAGGAGGGCCTGATCGTGGGCATCGTGGCCCTGCCTGCCGGGCTGTTCCCCCATACCCGGTCCGGCACGGCACTGTGGCTGTTGCGTAAAGGGGACCGGCCCCACGCGGACGAGATCCTCTTCGCGGACGCGCGGCAGCTGGGTACTCGACACCAGACCGCGGGGCGCCGCTTCGAGGGCGCGGACGTCGACCGGCTCATCCGCATCTTCGCTGCCTGGCAGGGGCTGCGGCCGATGGACACCAGTGACGCGCCGGGGACGGTGTCCTGGTGTCGTGCGGTGAGCCGGGAGGACGTTATCGCGGCCGACTACGACCTCACGCCTGCTCGCCATGTTCAACAGCAGTCATCCGTGCCGTCGGTTCAAGACGGACATCCGTTGAGCCCGCGAGACGAACTGCACCTTCGTCTGGAGCAGTCGGTGGTTGCCCGGAGTCGGGTCATCCGAGCTTTGGGAGGGCGCGCATGA
- a CDS encoding DNA cytosine methyltransferase produces the protein MDWQYVEPVDVLTAGFPCQGLSVAGPRTGLSERSPSGLWPHIVTAASALRPHWVVIENVRGLLSTRAGTDPVRHVEPCPTCLGNPEKMPTMRALGAVLADLAEIGYDDCRWTCVRASDVGACHRRERVFLVAARSVPDQDQAAEDPDGEPWSQRRLPAPGQTQGRWPRTFPPRRGGASAAHPACERRPERLPESALSQRRTHPRLHRRRALHPAEAAAHAHPLRQHRRPGHHPEAARRHESAHRRHSPAIWWGEYLPAIRRWEHVTGTPAPAPTVPGTRRLSAEFVEWMMGYENGFVVAVPGLSRAAQLRLLGNSVVPQQASEALGMLLRDRTSTCGRILSCEQFGGPR, from the coding sequence ATCGACTGGCAGTACGTCGAGCCGGTCGACGTACTCACCGCCGGGTTTCCGTGCCAGGGCCTGTCGGTGGCGGGCCCGCGCACCGGCTTGTCCGAGCGCTCACCCTCCGGCCTGTGGCCACACATCGTGACCGCTGCATCAGCCCTCCGACCCCATTGGGTAGTGATCGAGAATGTACGAGGCCTGCTCTCCACCCGAGCCGGAACCGACCCCGTTCGCCACGTGGAACCCTGCCCGACGTGTCTGGGAAACCCCGAGAAGATGCCCACAATGCGGGCGCTGGGAGCCGTACTCGCAGACCTGGCCGAGATCGGGTATGACGACTGCCGATGGACATGCGTACGCGCTTCCGATGTCGGCGCCTGTCATCGTCGCGAGCGAGTCTTCCTCGTCGCGGCCCGGTCCGTGCCCGACCAGGATCAAGCTGCTGAAGACCCCGACGGCGAACCTTGGAGTCAACGGCGGCTCCCAGCACCCGGACAAACGCAAGGCCGGTGGCCACGGACCTTCCCTCCAAGACGAGGTGGAGCATCTGCTGCCCACCCCGCGTGCGAGCGACGGCCTGAAAGGCTCCCCGAATCAGCGCTATCGCAACGGCGGACGCACCCTCGCCTCCACCGCCGCCGCGCTCTCCACCCCGCAGAAGCTGCTGCCCACGCCCACCCGCTGCGACAGCACCGGCGGCCCGGGCACCACCCCGAAGCGGCGCGGCGGCATGAATCTGCGCACCGCCGTCACTCGCCTGCCATCTGGTGGGGCGAGTACCTGCCTGCCATACGACGGTGGGAACACGTCACCGGAACCCCCGCTCCTGCCCCGACCGTCCCCGGAACCCGACGTCTGTCCGCCGAGTTCGTGGAGTGGATGATGGGCTATGAGAATGGCTTCGTCGTAGCCGTTCCAGGACTCAGTCGGGCTGCCCAACTTCGTCTGCTTGGCAATAGCGTTGTGCCCCAGCAAGCCTCTGAAGCGTTGGGGATGCTGCTTCGTGACCGCACGTCAACCTGTGGGCGAATTTTGTCATGCGAGCAATTCGGCGGCCCGCGGTGA